In Anoplopoma fimbria isolate UVic2021 breed Golden Eagle Sablefish chromosome 7, Afim_UVic_2022, whole genome shotgun sequence, the DNA window aggtgagaaagcacaaggactccggggaagaagcaaagtcagtaatgtgcataaataggacatgaatacataaatatggagggagaggagagcagagaggagctcagtgtatcctaggtagtcccccggcagtctaggcctatagcagcatatctaggggctggaccaaggtgaacctgagccagccgtaactataagcgctatcaaaaaggaaggtcttaagcctactcttaaaagtggtgagtgtgtctgccccccggactgaaactggaacctggttacacagaagaggagcttgataactgaaggctctggctctcATCCTACTTCtatatactctaggaagcacaggtaaccctgcattgagggagcagagctctctagttgggtaatatggaactataagttccttaagataagacggtgcctggccagttagggctttgtaggtgaggagaataattatattcttgatttaacagggagccagtgcagagaagctaatacaggagtaatatgatctattttcttagtttttgttagaacacgtgctgcagcattctggatgaATTGGAGAGATAAATTGTCGgagaaaatgacacattatataATGAATTGTTAAAGAGTGAAAATGTGACAGAAGTAGTTGTGTGAAGAATGAATGAGAGAGTTTGAGTGAGTTTGAACCTTCCCTTACTTTAACCTATGAACACCTGGACAATCACTCTTTAAAACTGCTCATGATCAGGGGATTGTCTGTTGCAGGAAAAAGCGAAAAATTACATTTACGCAAAATTTACTCAACTCAGAAATTACGTCAACTCAAGAAGTTGCGTCAACTCAAGAAGTTGCGTCAACTCGAAAAGTTAGCTCATCATGGAAAGTTGATTTTGCTGTCAGGAAGGGTTCTTCAGCTGCTGTGAGCTGATCCAAGCACTTTATTTGGAGCATACCGGGACCTTTAAATCCAGAGCTCTGAGGTTCACATATCCAACTTTCCGTTTCTTGAATTTATAACAATTGCTTTTGTTGAAAACAATGTAAAGCATGAGCTGAAAATCCAATTCCCCCACAAGGTTCTATCAACAAAATCCTAGCTCCACTGCAGTATCTTCCTTGCCTAAATTAATCACGTTTACGTCCTCTTAATGAATATGAATGGTTTTGACTAACACAAAGAGTAGTTGCAATGACCCTTGTGTAGTACACATCATTATTCAGTGTCTCTCATTCACCCCCCAATCTTGTTTTTGATGTCAACAGAAACATGTTCCCTGAAAATCTGGTGCAGGCTTGTTTTCAGCAGGTAAGAGGCTTTGCACATCCATCTTTATCTCTGTTCCTCTTTCGACCAGTGTTTATAATTAACACCTACATCAGAGTCTGGTGAGTACAAGTCTGTAGCCATGTTGAAGTAACTCCGATGTTGTTAAATGTGACCACACTCTAGTACAAGACCAAACGCAAAGAGCTGGAGCCTCTGAAAGTTTCAGCCAACACCACTATAATTCCACCTCTTGCAACTACCATCATGTCAGTGGTAGAGGTAAGTGTGCACGGTACTTTATTCTGTTCATTTAGACCAGTCACTACCTAAATACTTTTGATACATTGCCAAAGCTGCACTTGCCCCAGAGTTTACCTGTGTTCTGTTAAGAACCACCATTAGCACATTGGTTGGGGTTACGATCTTTACAATTATGcagtgcaatccactgtgcaatacaacaattattctgtctgtatatataatatttgagttattggggatttttaacttttttaacttatttaatattctttacttattaacttatttataatacttgttttgatcttgttgtttactatgtctcttgtcactatcctctctgctgctgtaatccttcaaatttccccgctgtgggactaataaaggattatcatatattatcttatctaatcttaCACGACAAAGTTGTGTCCCTATGGATCCATCTGCTGAACTTTACGTTTCATGTTTCTGCACCTGTGCAACCCACATCTGATCTAAATGCATCAGAAGTAAAGTGGCCACGGGTCACTGGACTGTGATCCCGTAGGAAACATTTGCACAGCTCATCAATGGCTCTTTAGAGTAAGCTATTGTGGTTGTGAAAGCAGCTTCCTGACCTGCTCTGGGTTAGCTGAATGAATaacctccttgtctcctctcttggcAGAACATAACCAAGGAATATAAAATCATCGGATCGTATTCGGATGGAATCAACGTATTGGGGCTTATCGTGTTCTGTGTTGCTTTTGGCCTTGTCATTGGCAAGATGGGAGAAAAGGGGCGTATCCTCCTGGAATTTTTTGATGCGCTGAACGAAGCAACAATGAGACTGGTCCAGATCATTATGTGGTATGTATGAAAGACTGATCTTCAGGTTTGAGTTCCCAAACGGATGACATTTGAAAGCTACATGTTGAACTCATGATCTCACTTTCAGTGTTTAAAACTTGGACGACTAAAAAATGCACCTTTTGAGTACTTTTGAAGAATGAATCCTGATCTACAAAAAAGGCTTGAAAGCTCTTGATCTTGAAAACGatagtttgacaaaacaatatcTTAAGttaaaggtccacttactagcaTTTTCAAAGTTTTTCTATTGCATCTCTTAATTTTCCTCACCCTGCAAATTCCGTGCTAAAACAGTGAGatttagaaaatagaaaaataagacaaaagcaaaaaattgttttacattacagcttttacttgtatatcattttttgttaCAAAAAGGTGAATGCAGCAAGGTCAGACCACAGGATACAGCACTCCTGGTGCCCCCTCCCTGGGCTGCCATTTCCCATAAGTCTCTGCACTAAGGTGGCTCTCTGCTCCCCCAACTTAGCATGACTGCAGTCTTGGCAACGGAAGTCATacaatttgaattattttacacaGACATATTTTAATACTCCATACTTCATTATGTTTACTTCATCAGCATtcagtaatacacactgtgtatTACTGAATGCTTGTCAGGCTAGCAAAAATATTAGCAACACTATGTCTGTCTTTCCCTCTTCCCAAAGATATTTTTTGGATAAAATGTTTGGATATGGCAcagtcaaaaggaaaaaaagagaaacatcttCATAAATTACACTTAAAAATGCCAAAACCCAACCAGAGTTGGAAACTTAATCAAATCAGCGCAATAAAACTGCCAAATGTTGCATCTAGATGCAGCATTCAAATATTTAACTAAATGCTTTATTTGTCTAACCAACAGACTTTAtctcaaatattttaatttaactatCAAAGAACACtaagaaaatcagcaaaaattcatatttgagaagctaGAACCATTGATTGGTAATCAGATTAGCATTTTAGCTGTAGTCCAATTGCACACTATTTGCTATAATCTTAGATTCTGTGCCCCAAATGACTCCaacttgatgtgttttttcagctACATGCCAATAGGGATCCTGTTCCTAATTGCAGCTAAGATCATCGAGGTTGAAGACTGGGAGATCTTCAAGAAGATGGGTCTTTATATGGTGACGGTGCTGAGTGGGTAAGCTGTCCCATTACTCTGTATCCGCCTGCTCCAGACACCAGGATTTATGGTTGACATTTTGGGCTGATTCACCCTCCAGTGATACAGTAAATGCTGAGCTCTGTGTAGGCACTGATAAGGGCCAAGGACATTTAAAACTGCTCAACCTGCAGCTGCAGTAATGAAAGCCTTGCCCATGCCACTAAATCTAAGTGACACCAATAAAGACTGTACAGTAAATCCCCTCCAGTTAGGTCACAGGGTCGGTCCAAGGCTCCCAGTGCTCCTGTGACAACATTTGCCCTTAACGGTCACACTATGTTATAATGTTCTGAATGCTGCTTTCATAGcctataaaaaaaaccttattcATGCATTATTGCTTCATGACAATGAATAACAGCGAATGTAATTAAGAGTTTTTTACACGATCAGAAGTGCCTTTAATGTCAAAGTAAAGTCAAATCTCAGTTAGCTGCCATTTGAACTCGTACTCCCTTTATTCAAGGGCATTCATCATTGTTATTTTGATCAGAACCTTCATTCTGGAAGCAAGGAGTGAAGAACAGTATTGTCATTTCAAAACCACGGACAGTGACAGTGGAACcgaaatgtaatatttacacaTGAGTTTGGAATTTTCCCCAGTAACACCCAATGTGAAGCAATGTATTGATGAtgatgtaatcatttccaaaagcCGTGAAAAGCCGGTATTGGTAAATAGTTGTTTCCCAATAATTACTAGAATTGTACATTGTATAACTTGCCATTGTTGCTCAAGCTTTAGTTTTGAGGAATATCATTCTATTGCAGCTTTTCACTGGGtttgaataaaatcaaatggAGTAATCTTTCAAACCCCAAGCTCACATAGTTGCCGGCCTGCTGATAAAAAGAGACTTTCTACCTGGTTTTACCGACTGTTTCTTTCAGTATCGGCTTTGACTTTGGGCTGACATATCCTACTATTTATCCCATTGCTTTTTAATGCTTTGGGGGAGTAACTCAACATTTCGTGAAACATATTTGACTGGGTTTTTTctgagagtaagatgagaagattgataccaagCTAGGGCCAGGGGAGctgttagcatagcttagcataaagactgaaagcagaGGGAAATAGTTGgcctaaaaataaatacacctgCCAACAATTGTAATAAGTGCTAACTGACAACTTGTATCTAATTAGTTTTGGAATAAATAAGCAGGATTGCTACCGAAAATGTTGGAAGATCCCTTTAACAATTGCTCCATTGGGATGATTAAGCCCAGGCGGAAGTacagtttgtttcatgtttgaATAGAAATGATAGTAAAGAATATTTTATTAAGGTATGGTCAGAAGAACACAGCCTGgtctttatatttgtataaaaaaaaaacatgtgacagTATAAGGGTTGTGGCACAGAACAGACTAAAACCCAAAAGGCATATGAAAGTGTATATAGTTCGGTAATACTGAATATAGaatattgtttataataatGTCTGTTTTGTCCCTCAGGCTAGCTATCCACGCCACCATCTGTCTGCCATTGATCTACTTTGTGATTGTGAGGAAGAACCCGTATACATTCACATTGGGAATGGCTCAGGCCCTGGTGACAGCACTCATGATCTCCTCCAGGTCAGAACTCACTGAGCCCCTCACTCTGCTTGGAAAGCaaaatttcacattttcatactTGTGAATCAAATCCATTGTGTGCTAACCACTGTCTTGTCTTTTAGCTCTGCAACTCTGCCCGTCACCTTTCGATGTGCCGAGGAGAACAATCGCATCGACAAGCGGATCACCCGTTTCGTCCTCCCAGTGGGTGCCACCATTAACATGGACGGGACTGCGCTTTATGAGGCGGTGGCCGCCATCTTTATCGCCCAGCTGAATGACTACGCTCTGGATGTGGGCCAGATTGTAACTATTAGGTAGTTACTAAGAGGCACTTCTAACTGCAGgatataaaatactttaatatacaTCTTATGATATAATAAAATGCTGTTGACCAAGATAAACATTTCTTGCTGACTCTAATCATACCTTGTccgtaaaatatataaatataaaaaaaaatactgaagaaGGCGTGTTAAACAAGAACCAATTAAAAACTATCAAGACATAATGCCatgaatcaaaaatgtaaaaaagttttCACATTATGGAGAGTCTCCATGAAAGTTCATGGTCTccactcaaggtccacttactagctttttttGGCTCTCAACTGCATCTCATTGTCCACATcagcagatgatgatgatgatgatgatgatgatgatgatgtgtacTCTAccactgatgaagaccatgtaATGCCGTTGTAAGATCTGGAAAAGCTAGTAAGAGGACCATGagtaaagtcattttttgtcaaaatacaaTTTCCAAGGTTAGGAATACAATTTCAGGCTCTGTTAAGTTAAGGTTAGGGAACCTTAGTGGTCATGGATAAGATATAATGCTACTTGTGGAGCTGGGGTACCAATACCAGTAGCTACCCCAAAGTGATACTAACACCAATAGAGTACTTCATTTGATTCGTGAATGGAAGCTGTATGAGTGTCCCATTGGCTAGCTTATTGCCCCAACACTTCACAGCCTTTATACAGCGGTTACTGCTGATAATGCTAACCCCTAACCCACGGTGGTGGGACTTCAGTTTTGCAAAAGTGTAACGcccaccctctggttcccccCTCAGATAAACACTGTTAGTTCATGCTGTTTGCACCGTTAGTTGCTAGCACTGTAAGCTATTAGCCGCCAGCATAAAAAAGGTTGAAGGTTTTGTTTGACTGGAGAAGTTGCAATAGTACCTGGTACTGGGGGTTATTGTGGTCGATACTTTAAAGGTATGGAGTAGCGATACTCAGCCCTAACTACTTGGTTAAGATTAGGGAACCTTTGTGGTcatcaataaaataatgtacCGCTTGATAAAGGTCAGGAAACAATCGCGATCACGGAATCAAGAAATCCAAGTTGACTGTTGGTAGAAAACTAAAGTAACACAACCTCCTTCTGACAAAGTTCTTAGGCTCTATTACTTGACTTCCAATGAGTTTCACATCCGTGTGCCCAGAGATGCCCTCTGTAAATTTGAAATTGAAGCTTAATTTGACATACAGTTTTTACTATCCTGATATTGTGCTTTGTGTTATTATAATCTAATTTTCTGGTACAAACTGCATAAATCTAAGAAGCAACAGTTGGGTTTTGCTCACACTAGTTTATTGATGGTGTTGAGTATTTCAAGCAATTACAGAACCTCTCACTGCCGTTTGGGATGACCACATTTCTCACATTTAATTTCTGCTTGTTATTATGAAGAATATTTATGAcaatatgtctgtgtgttgcagTATAACAGCAACAGTTGCCAGTATTGGAGCAGCAGGAGTCCCGAACGCTGGGCTCGTCACCATGGTGATAGTCTTAACAGCTGTTGGATTACCTGCAAATGATGTCACTCTGATAGTCGCTGTGGATTGGCTTCTGTAAGTTTATCCTTAGAACTTTTATCTGGACTGTTTCTCCCACCTTTCCTACTTTCCTACAATGCTGAAGATTGACTTTGAGTGGTGTGTTTCAGGGACCGGTTCCGTACAATGATCAACGTCCTTGGCGATGCTTACGGAGCCGCTATCGTCCAGAAACTATCCAAGAGGGAACTGGAGAGGATGGATCTGTCATCAGACGTGGACGTCGCCAACCCCTTCGCTCTGGAAGCCACTTTGGATGACGAAGAGTGCGAGAAGAAATCCTATGTCAATGGAGGTTTTACTGTCGACAAGACAGATGCAATCTCCTTTACTGAAACCTCTCAGTTTTAGCCTGTGGCTGGCTCCGAGGAGCAGAGAAAGTGCCATGCTGCTATGGATGTAAAACGGAAAACCTTCCATCATGTATCAGCACCATGACGAGAGAGGAAAACTATTCAACCAGTGCCATCCAAGTTCAGACATCAGCAATAGCAGCCTCCCTTAAGCTTATCCAAGATGATCACCCTTCATGTCGGACATTTACAACCACGACTAGATTAAAGTGCTTCCTTCTTACACTCAAATTGtgccaatataaaaaaaaaaaaaaaaagtattttcttttgaataaGAGTGTGTTATTTCTTGCAAAGATGCACTCAAAAGAAgagctgttgtgtgttttggatgtATCTGgagtgtttgtatgtattttgcaaaaaaggaaaaaaattggTAAATTTaacaagagtaaaaaaaaacactaactttgagTTTGAACTCTAACATGTCTGAATGATCTTTTTTTGCGTGGGTGTTGTTGAAATTCTATGTCCCATACTGCACTGCTTGTATATCTATCTGTATATTTAAACTGTGCCAAACATATAAAGAGGTTTTCCACAGAGTTGCATGAAGCAATATGTTAAAGAAATGCTAATCGCTGACTGCAGactggttttttttatggagaCTTCACAGTGACTGGAGATGGTTAAACGAGGCTTATGAAGTCATTGAACACTGTGAAACTTGAGTACATTTCTTCTGAACTAAATCACTAACACTCATTGATTTTTTGCAAAGAATAATGATCagaaattgtgtgtgtttaggcaGTGTGGCGAAACATTATAATACATGAGATTGAATTGTTCCTCCTCAAACAAGATTATGGTCACCTTAATGGATTTAGGGGTCAATATTCAGATAATCAGAGTGTGTCTTTTTAACACAAGATTGCCACTATACCTTCACTGTGGTGTAGGTTCAAAATATGTTCAAATGCTTTTAAACCAATGGCTAAGCAATGAAGTGTGGTAAGCTTCAATGCGGTAAACTGAATTTTGCATGTTATaggcatttttgcttgaacaAGACATGAAACAGTACCATTGGTAAAgtacagtttgacattttgggaaatatgcttctATGCTGTCTTGCAGAGAGCGAGATGACAGGATCAGTAATAAATCTCAATGTTGAGGTATTCCTTTGATACAAGTACAGCACCCTAACAGAAAGCTACTACAACTTTTTTTGATAGTTTTATTTCCCAAGGCGACTGATAAAATGCTGACCAGGAGTTGGTAAATTCAGAGCACCAGTGTCATTTATAACACTTCACCCGACCCTTAACATCATCTAGTTTGTAGCCatgctttaaagctgcaaatTGGTACCACACTTTGAAACATAGCAGGCTACGTGGAAAGGACACGGAATGATAATTACACAACTTCAGTGGCACTTTGTGCAGTAATTAACCTATCT includes these proteins:
- the slc1a1 gene encoding excitatory amino acid transporter 3 isoform X2, coding for MRMLKLVILPLIISSMITGVAALDSEVSGKIGLRAVIYYFSTTIIAVILGIILVMTIKPGISQTADHIDRAGTTPNVTTVDTLLDLLRNMFPENLVQACFQQYKTKRKELEPLKVSANTTIIPPLATTIMSVVENITKEYKIIGSYSDGINVLGLIVFCVAFGLVIGKMGEKGRILLEFFDALNEATMRLVQIIMCYMPIGILFLIAAKIIEVEDWEIFKKMGLYMVTVLSGLAIHATICLPLIYFVIVRKNPYTFTLGMAQALVTALMISSSSATLPVTFRCAEENNRIDKRITRFVLPVGATINMDGTALYEAVAAIFIAQLNDYALDVGQIVTISITATVASIGAAGVPNAGLVTMVIVLTAVGLPANDVTLIVAVDWLLDRFRTMINVLGDAYGAAIVQKLSKRELERMDLSSDVDVANPFALEATLDDEECEKKSYVNGGFTVDKTDAISFTETSQF
- the slc1a1 gene encoding excitatory amino acid transporter 3 isoform X1, with the protein product MMGNKERRGVNFKGLLKRNWLLIATILAVLLGISLGVVVREYASLSHLHKQYFGFPGEILMRMLKLVILPLIISSMITGVAALDSEVSGKIGLRAVIYYFSTTIIAVILGIILVMTIKPGISQTADHIDRAGTTPNVTTVDTLLDLLRNMFPENLVQACFQQYKTKRKELEPLKVSANTTIIPPLATTIMSVVENITKEYKIIGSYSDGINVLGLIVFCVAFGLVIGKMGEKGRILLEFFDALNEATMRLVQIIMCYMPIGILFLIAAKIIEVEDWEIFKKMGLYMVTVLSGLAIHATICLPLIYFVIVRKNPYTFTLGMAQALVTALMISSSSATLPVTFRCAEENNRIDKRITRFVLPVGATINMDGTALYEAVAAIFIAQLNDYALDVGQIVTISITATVASIGAAGVPNAGLVTMVIVLTAVGLPANDVTLIVAVDWLLDRFRTMINVLGDAYGAAIVQKLSKRELERMDLSSDVDVANPFALEATLDDEECEKKSYVNGGFTVDKTDAISFTETSQF